The following are encoded in a window of Spea bombifrons isolate aSpeBom1 chromosome 2, aSpeBom1.2.pri, whole genome shotgun sequence genomic DNA:
- the LOC128474439 gene encoding tyrosinase-like, with the protein MMLLVAPLLFVGAVNAIFPRACISESNLKNKVCCPDYNGSPCGLSSGRGECRPNTQRRAAGVIHLWYDDRYSWPDHHFNTTCLCKANYDGYNCGYCKSGYTGPTCSTRLVIVRREIREYSVPERTTLFAKLHYCKTVISKEYVILTTGDRLHQDAFKFKDASYYDIACFAHYYAIKPMVNNSQIFFTINFAHSSSAFLPWHRKFLLFFEHLMQICLSDPTFAVPYYDWRFDSNCPICTDPFLGDSDKQGALSKYSVFSTWRAICAEYDFDDQYCVMSDCICERAKITRKPGYHPFSRKPTGADVDRALTYSTYDTFPYDPSSTRSFRNILEGFMSAVDGVTRTTGLHNLFHVYCGGTMTQVPISANDPMFYLHHAFVDKIFEVWIRRYGVTPAEYPPNTIYGHGPNECMPPFFPCCVTRDYLTTSIALGYDYSFYNHF; encoded by the exons ATGATGCTGTTGGTGGCCCCACTTCTCTTCGTTGGTGCAGTGAATGCCATATTTCCCAGAGCGTGCATCTCAGAATCTAACCTTAAGAACAAAGTATGTTGTCCTGATTACAATGGGAGTCCTTGTGGATTGAGCTCTGGGAGGGGAGAATGCCGACCAAATACACAAAGGAGGGCAGCAGGAGTCATTCATCTTTGGTATGATGACCGATACAGCTGGCCAGATCATCACTTCAATACCACTTGCTTGTGCAAAGCCAACTATGATGGCTACAACTGCGGGTACTGCAAGTCTGGATACACAGGGCCAACCTGTTCAACTCGCTTAGTCATAGTGAGACGGGAAATCCGCGAGTATTCGGTGCCCGAGAGGACGACTCTGTTCGCCAAGTTACATTACTGCAAGACTGTGATCAGCAAGGAGTACGTCATCCTGACCACCGGAGACCGACTCCACCAGGACGCCTTCAAATTCAAGGATGCCTCTTACTACGATATCGCCTGCTTTGCCCATTACTACGCTATCAAACCCATGGTTAATAACAGCCAGATCTTCTTCACCATTAACTTTGCTCACTCCTCCTCAGCCTTCCTCCCCTGGCATCGCaaattcctcctcttcttcGAGCATCTGATGCAGATCTGTCTCAGTGACCCAACCTTTGCGGTTCCCTACTATGACTGGCGATTTGACAGTAATTGTCCCATCTGCACTGATCCCTTTTTGGGTGACTCTGACAAGCAGGGAGCGCTAAGCAAATACTCCGTTTTCTCCACTTGGAGG GCTATATGCGCCGAGTACGACTTCGATGACCAGTATTGCGTGATGTCAGACTGCATTTGCGAACGTGCAAAGATCACCAGGAAACCTGGTTATCATCCCTTTTCCCGAAAACCTACAGGGGCCGACGTGGACAGGGCACTTACCTACAGCACTTACGATACATTCCCATATGATCCATCCTCAACACGGTCCTTCCGCAACATCCTGGAAG GTTTCATGTCTGCTGTGGATGGGGTGACCAGAACGACAGGGCTGCACAACCTGTTCCATGTCTACTGTGGGGGCACCATGACTCAAGTTCCCATCTCGGCCAATGACCCCATGTTTTATTTGCACCACGCTTTCGTTGACAA GATCTTTGAAGTGTGGATCCGTAGATACGGTGTCACCCCGGCTGAGTATCCACCCAACACCATCTATGGCCACGGGCCTAATGAATGCATGCCGCCATTTTTCCCCTGCTGCGTGACCAGAGATTACCTCACAACGAGCATAGCCCTGGGATATGACTACTCTTTTTATAATCACTTCTAG